A segment of the Acidimicrobiales bacterium genome:
TCGCTGGTCGGCGAGCCGGTGCGGCTGCTCGAGGCCGACCAGGCGTGGGAGGGGCGCATCGTCGAGGCCCCGCAGCTCGTACGGGTGCGCGACGAGCACTGGCTCTTCTACTCCGGCAACTGGTTCAACCAGCCCTCCTACGGCATCGGGGTGGCCCGCTGCGCCGGTCCCGTCGGCCCCTGCACGAAGCCGGTCGACGGGCCGTGGCTGGGGTCGAACGGCCAGGGGGAAGGGCCCGGTGAGGCGTCGGCGTTCCGTGACCGCGACGGCACCGACCACCTGCTGTACGCGCCGTGGGCCCAGGCGTACCGCACGCCCACGGTGCGGCCGGCCGTGCTGGCGCGCCTCGCCTTCGGGCCCTTCGGGCCCTACCTGGCCGCGGGCGGGCCGGGCGCCTAGCGGGCGCCGGCCGGCGCGTCCTGCGCCGCCCGGCCCCGATCGCGCAGGTCGGCGACGGCGTGGCCGAGGCCCTCCGGGTCGCGGAACAGCGCGGTGCCGGCCACGAGGAGGTTGGCGCCGGCCCCGGCGGCACCGGCGACCGTCTCGGCGCCCACCCCGCCGTCCACCTCGACATCGACGTCGAGGCCGGCCGCGTCGATCATCCGCCGCACCTCGGTGATCTTCGCCTCCATGGCGGGCAGGTACGCCTGGCCGCCGAAGCCGGGGTTCACCGTCATCACCAGCACCAGGTCGACCAGGTCGAGCACGTGGGCCACGTGGGCGGCGGGGGTGGCCGGGTTGAGGGCCACGCCGGCCCGAGCCCCGCACTCCCGCACGTGGCCGAGGGCGCGGTGCAGGTGGACGTTGGCCTCGGCGTGCAGGATGACGATCTCGCAGCCCGCCTCGACGAACCGCGGCACGAGCGGGCCGGGCTCGTGGACCATGAGATGGGCCTCGAACGGCACCGACGTGTGCCCCCGGGCCGACGCGATGACGTCGGGCCCGACGGTGATGTTGGGCACGAACCGGCCGTCCATCACGTCCCACTGGATCCGATCGACGCCGGCCGCCTCCAGCGCGGCCACCTCGGCGCCCAGTCGGGCGAAGTCGGCGGGCAGCACCGAGGGGATGATCTCGATCGGCCGGACCATGACGACGACGATACGGGATCCGTTCGCGGCGCCGTACGCTCGGGCCTCGTGCCCGGCCCCGAACCGCTCGTGCTCGTCACGGAGGGCGCGGTGGCCGGTGGGGCCGCCCTCGCCCGGCACGAGGGTCGGGTGGTCTTCGTCGAGGGGGCGCTGCCGGGCGAGCGGGTCGTGGCGGAGGTGTTCGACGAGCGGCGTGACTTCGCCCGGGCCCGGGTGGCGAGCGTGCTCGACGCGAGCCCGCACCGGGTGCCGCCCCCGTGCCCCCACGTGGCCGCCGGCTGCGGCGGCTGCGACTGGCAGCACGCCGACCCGGCGGCCCAGCCGCGTCTGAAGGGCGAGCTCGTGGTCGACGCCCTGCGACGTCTCGGCAAGGTGCCCGACCCTGTCGTGCGGGTCGGGCCGCCCCTCGCCCCGGAGGGCTTCCGGACGACCGTGCGCCTCGCCGTGCATCGAGGTCGCGTGGGCTTCCGTCATCGCGGCAGCCACGAGGTCGTTCCTGTCGGTCGCTGCCTCGTCGCCCACCCGCTGGTGCAGGCCGTGCTCGACGAGCTCGAACCGGGCCGGGCCCGCGAGCTCACCGTCCGGGCCGGGGCCCGCACCGGTGAGCAGCTGGTGCTGGCCACGCCCACCGCGGGCGGCGTGCGCGTGCCCGAGGGCGTGGTGCTCGTCGGGCGGGACGAGCTCCGCCGGGGCCGGCGGGCCGCCTACCACGAGGAGGTCGGTGGTCGCCGGTACCGGATCGCGGCCACCTCGTTCTTCCAGACCCGCGCCGACGGCGCCGACGCCCTGGTGGCGGCGGTGGCCGACGCGCTGGGCCCCCCGCCCGGCGGCGACGCCCGCCTGGTCGACGCGTACTGCGGGGTCGGTCTGTTCGCCGGGGCCCTGGCCGCCGGGGCCGGGCAGCCGGGGTGGCGGGTCGTCGCCCTCGAGTCGCACCGCGCCGCCGTGGCCGACGCCCGGCACAACCTCGACGATCGCCAGGCCCGGGTCCTCGGCACCGAC
Coding sequences within it:
- the rpe gene encoding ribulose-phosphate 3-epimerase, translating into MVRPIEIIPSVLPADFARLGAEVAALEAAGVDRIQWDVMDGRFVPNITVGPDVIASARGHTSVPFEAHLMVHEPGPLVPRFVEAGCEIVILHAEANVHLHRALGHVRECGARAGVALNPATPAAHVAHVLDLVDLVLVMTVNPGFGGQAYLPAMEAKITEVRRMIDAAGLDVDVEVDGGVGAETVAGAAGAGANLLVAGTALFRDPEGLGHAVADLRDRGRAAQDAPAGAR
- a CDS encoding class I SAM-dependent RNA methyltransferase; amino-acid sequence: MPGPEPLVLVTEGAVAGGAALARHEGRVVFVEGALPGERVVAEVFDERRDFARARVASVLDASPHRVPPPCPHVAAGCGGCDWQHADPAAQPRLKGELVVDALRRLGKVPDPVVRVGPPLAPEGFRTTVRLAVHRGRVGFRHRGSHEVVPVGRCLVAHPLVQAVLDELEPGRARELTVRAGARTGEQLVLATPTAGGVRVPEGVVLVGRDELRRGRRAAYHEEVGGRRYRIAATSFFQTRADGADALVAAVADALGPPPGGDARLVDAYCGVGLFAGALAAGAGQPGWRVVALESHRAAVADARHNLDDRQARVLGTDVGRWRLQPADAVVADPSRRGLGRDAAAVLAATGATRLVLVACDAAALGRDVALLAGHGFGLADAVLVDLFPQTSHVEVVARFDRG